In one Suricata suricatta isolate VVHF042 chromosome 9, meerkat_22Aug2017_6uvM2_HiC, whole genome shotgun sequence genomic region, the following are encoded:
- the LOC115301193 gene encoding aromatase, whose amino-acid sequence MALEMLNPMHYNITSMMSEVMPVATLPILLLTGFLLLVWNYEDTSSIPGPGYCMGIGPLISHCRFMWMGMGNACDYYNKMYGEFMRVWICGEETLIISKSSSTFHVMKHNHYVSRFGSKLGLQCIGMHENGIIFNNNPTLWKVVRPFFMRALSGPGLVRMVTVCVESMITHLDRLEEVTNELGYVDVLTFLRRMMLDTSNVLFLGIPLDESAIVVKIQGYFDAWQALLLKPDIFFKISWLYRKYEKSVKDLKDTLDILIEEKRHRISTAEKLGDCMDFATELIFAENRGDLTKENVNQCILEMLIAAPDTLSVSVFFMLFLIAKHPKVEEAIMKEIQTVVGEREVRIDDMENLKVVENVIYESMRYHPVVSLVMRKALQDDVIDGYPVKKGTNIILNIGRMHRLEFFPKPNEFTLENFAKNVPYRYFQPFGFGPRSCAGKYIAMVMMKVVLVTLLRRFHLQTLQGECVENMKKKNDLSLHPEGTGSLLEMVFTPRNSEKCLKH is encoded by the exons GTCCTGGGTATTGCATGGGAATCGGGCCCCTCATTTCCCACTGCAGGTTCATGTGGATGGGGATGGGCAATGCCTGTGACTACTACAACAAGATGTATGGAGAATTCATGAGAGTCTGGATATGTGGAGAGGAAACACTCATTATTAGCAA GTCCTCAAGTACGTTCCACGTAATGAAACACAATCACTACGTCTCCCGATTCGGCAGCAAACTTGGGTTGCAGTGCATCGGCATGCATGAAAATGGCATCATATTCAACAATAATCCAACCCTCTGGAAAGTTGTTCGACCTTTCTTTATGAGAG CTCTGTCTGGCCCAGGCCTCGTGCGCATGGTGACAGTTTGTGTTGAATCCATGATAACACATCTGGACAGGTTGGAAGAGGTCACCAACGAACTGGGTTACGTCGACGTGTTGACCTTCCTGAGGCGCATGATGCTAGACACCTCTAACGTGCTCTTCCTGGGGATCCCACTGGACG aaagtgCCATTGTGGTTAAAATCCAGGGTTATTTTGACGCGTGGCAAGCTCTCCTTCTCAAACCAGACATCTTCTTTAAGATTTCTTGGCTATACAGAAAATACGAAAAGTCTGT caaggATTTGAAAGATACCTTGGACATTCtgatagaagaaaaaagacacagaatttcCACAGCGGAGAAACTGGGAGACTGTATGGATTTTGCTACTGAGCTGATTTTTGCTGAG AACCGTGGTGACCTGACAAAAGAGAATGTGAACCAGTGCATACTGGAAATGCTGATTGCAGCACCAGATACcttgtctgtctctgtgttttttatgctttttctcaTTGCAAAGCACCCTAAGGTTGAAGAGGCAATAATGAAGGAAATACAGACTGTTGTTG GTGAAAGAGAAGTAAGGATTGATGATATGGAAAACCTAAAAGTGGTGGAAAACGTCATCTATGAGAGCATGCGGTACCACCCTGTTGTGAGCTTGGTTATGCGCAAAGCCTTACAGGATGATGTCATCGATGGCTATCCAGTGAAAAAGGGAACTAACATTATCCTGAATATTGGAAGAATGCATAGACTCGAGTTTTTCCCCAAGCCCAATGAATTTACTCTTGAAAACTTCGCAAAGAAT GTTCCTTACAGGTATTTTCAGCCATTTGGTTTTGGGCCCCGTAGCTGTGCAGGAAAGTACATTGCCATGGTGATGATGAAAGTTGTCCTGGTTACACTTCTGAGACGATTCCACCTGCAGACTTTGCAAGGAGAGTGTgttgaaaatatgaagaaaaaaaacgaCTTGTCCTTACACCCAGAAGGAACTGGCAGCTTGCTGGAAATGGTTTTTACCCCAAGAAATTCAGAAAAGTGCCTCAAACACTAA